The following coding sequences are from one Deinococcus aerius window:
- a CDS encoding response regulator: MTRPLRILLIDDSNMDRHLAEEVFAEYADRCTVTTASSGQAALEAMLDPDAELPDVVLLDINMPGMSGFEVLTAMKGHPRLVRIPVVMLTTSNHDQDVRQAYTLHASSYLIKSVNFQDFVAQVEGFLEFWTRARLTSWPEMTSS; the protein is encoded by the coding sequence GTGACCCGTCCCCTGCGTATTCTTCTCATCGACGACAGCAACATGGACCGCCACCTCGCCGAGGAGGTGTTCGCGGAGTACGCCGACCGCTGCACCGTGACCACGGCGTCCAGCGGTCAGGCGGCCCTGGAAGCCATGCTCGACCCGGACGCCGAGCTGCCCGACGTGGTGCTGCTCGACATCAACATGCCCGGCATGTCGGGCTTCGAGGTGCTGACGGCCATGAAGGGTCACCCGCGCCTCGTGCGGATTCCGGTGGTGATGCTGACCACCTCCAACCACGACCAGGATGTTCGGCAGGCCTACACCCTGCATGCCAGCTCCTACCTGATCAAGTCGGTGAATTTTCAGGATTTCGTGGCCCAGGTCGAGGGCTTTCTGGAGTTCTGGACCCGGGCCCGCCTCACGAGCTGGCCGGAGATGACCTCTTCCTGA
- the glcF gene encoding glycolate oxidase subunit GlcF, translated as MNHEIPVQNIGPQGEVMAHAVDACVHCGFCLPACPTYALLGDEMDSPRGRIVLMKEVLEGELALADAAPHLDRCLGCQACVSACPSGVPYGELITSFRGWSEPHRERSPLDRAKRAAILKILPAPKVFSLAARAGQYTKPLAPLLPAALRAPLDLLPERVPAMQPSPRVTPARGRRIGRVAFLAGCAQQALAPNFNAATLRVLARNGIEVVIPEGQGCCGAAALHTGARDEALRLVRQNLAAFDPDEYDAILSNAAGCGAGLKEYPVVLHGLPDEEQARAFAAKVQDISEFLAGLLRQGDLEPPMPTSRPLTVAYHDACHLAHAQKIRLAPRELLRAIPGVTVAEVPEGDLCCGSAGTYNLEQPALANELGVRKAGNILSTTPDLVVSGNIGCHTQIQSHVRRQGSRVPVMHTVELLDLAYRGEL; from the coding sequence GTGAACCACGAGATTCCCGTACAGAACATCGGGCCGCAGGGCGAGGTGATGGCGCACGCGGTGGACGCCTGCGTCCATTGCGGCTTCTGCCTGCCCGCCTGCCCCACCTACGCCCTCCTGGGCGACGAGATGGACTCCCCGCGCGGGCGCATCGTCCTGATGAAGGAGGTGCTGGAGGGAGAGTTGGCCCTGGCGGACGCCGCCCCGCACCTCGACCGCTGCCTGGGGTGCCAGGCCTGCGTGAGTGCGTGCCCCAGCGGGGTGCCCTACGGCGAACTCATCACCAGTTTCCGCGGCTGGAGCGAGCCGCACCGGGAGCGGTCTCCACTCGACCGGGCCAAACGCGCGGCCATCCTCAAGATCCTCCCCGCCCCGAAGGTCTTCAGCCTGGCCGCCCGTGCCGGGCAGTACACCAAGCCGCTGGCGCCCCTGCTGCCCGCCGCGCTGCGGGCGCCGCTGGACCTCCTGCCCGAGCGGGTTCCGGCCATGCAGCCCAGCCCGAGGGTCACTCCGGCCCGGGGAAGGCGAATTGGCCGGGTCGCCTTTCTCGCCGGATGTGCCCAGCAAGCCCTGGCCCCCAACTTCAATGCCGCGACCCTGCGCGTCCTCGCCCGCAACGGCATAGAAGTCGTGATCCCCGAGGGACAGGGCTGCTGCGGGGCCGCCGCGCTGCACACGGGGGCGCGGGACGAGGCGCTGCGGCTCGTCCGCCAGAACCTCGCGGCCTTCGACCCCGACGAGTACGACGCCATCCTCTCCAACGCGGCGGGCTGCGGGGCGGGGCTGAAGGAGTACCCGGTCGTCCTGCACGGCCTGCCCGACGAGGAGCAGGCGCGGGCCTTTGCCGCGAAGGTGCAGGACATCTCCGAGTTCCTGGCGGGGCTGCTGCGGCAAGGAGACCTCGAACCCCCGATGCCCACCTCCCGGCCCCTCACCGTCGCCTACCACGACGCCTGCCACCTCGCCCACGCGCAGAAAATTCGGCTGGCCCCCCGCGAACTCCTGCGCGCCATCCCCGGCGTGACGGTCGCCGAGGTGCCCGAGGGTGACCTGTGCTGCGGCTCAGCGGGCACGTACAACCTGGAGCAGCCCGCGCTGGCGAACGAGCTGGGCGTCAGGAAGGCGGGGAACATCCTCTCGACCACGCCCGACCTCGTCGTGAGCGGGAACATCGGCTGCCACACCCAGATTCAGAGCCACGTGCGTCGGCAGGGGAGCCGGGTGCCCGTGATGCACACGGTCGAGCTGCTGGACCTGGCTTACCGGGGGGAGCTGTGA
- a CDS encoding response regulator: MTPGATGSPRRILVIEDSPADALLLELALQEVAPDVQVDIVHDGEAALPAFQAPPTPDLVLLDLHLPRVDSLELLAHLRAQAGPRVRLVLWSSLAQPREVENAYASGATAYVEKPVGQDDLLRLAEKLLSL, from the coding sequence ATGACTCCAGGCGCCACCGGGAGCCCGCGGCGCATCCTGGTGATCGAGGACTCCCCGGCGGACGCCCTGCTCCTCGAACTGGCCCTTCAGGAGGTCGCCCCGGACGTGCAGGTGGACATCGTGCATGACGGCGAGGCGGCGCTGCCCGCCTTTCAGGCGCCGCCCACGCCGGACCTGGTGCTGCTGGACCTGCACCTGCCGCGGGTGGACAGCCTGGAACTGCTCGCCCACCTGCGGGCGCAGGCCGGACCCCGGGTGCGCCTGGTGCTGTGGAGCAGCCTGGCCCAGCCGCGCGAGGTCGAGAACGCCTACGCCTCCGGGGCCACGGCGTACGTGGAAAAACCGGTGGGGCAAGACGACCTGCTGCGGCTGGCCGAGAAACTGCTCAGCCTGTAG